The following coding sequences are from one Panicum hallii strain FIL2 chromosome 5, PHallii_v3.1, whole genome shotgun sequence window:
- the LOC112894344 gene encoding protein SRC2 homolog, which yields MGSRYEVEVTVGSGQDLKNVNWRNGDLKPYVVLWVDDGPKCSTGVDNHDGENPEWRDEKLVVRLPPSATRLEDAVLHVDVVHANAAAGTKPLVGSARLPLRDVLDGAGIGSKVSRTLRLKRPSGRPQGKLDIRVAVREAARYHDPSPYPAPYGHPAGSGSKDPYHAAPPPPPYYGQPPVGYPAYGAPSAPAYAAAAPVVVVPAAAAAAQQKGSNKMGMGTGLAVGAAAGVLGGLAIAGGASYLGERFDHDCCDSDDDY from the coding sequence ATGGGTTCCCGCTACGAGGTGGAGGTCACCGTGGGCTCCGGGCAGGACCTCAAGAACGTCAACTGGCGCAACGGCGACCTCAAGCCCTACGTCGTGCTCTGGGTCGACGACGGTCCCAAGTGCTCCACCGGCGTCGACAACCACGACGGCGAGAACCCCGAGTGGCGGGACGAGAAGCTCGTCGTCCGGCTGCCGCCCTCTGCCACCCGCCTCGAGGACGCCGTCCTCCACGTCGACGTCGTCCACGCCAACGCCGCCGCGGGGACCAAGCCGCTGGTGGGGTCCGCGCGCCTCCCGCTCCGCGACGTCCTCGACGGCGCCGGAATCGGGAGCAAGGTCTCCCGCACGCTCCGCCTGAAGAGGCCCTCAGGCCGGCCGCAGGGGAAGCTCGACATCCGCGTCGCCGTCCGCGAGGCCGCGCGGTACCACGATCCGAGCCCGTACCCGGCTCCATACGGCCATCCGGCCGGCAGCGGCTCTAAAGACCCCTaccacgccgccccgccgccgccgccctactacGGCCAGCCGCCGGTGGGGTACCCGGCGTACGGCGCTCCTTCTGCTCCAGCGTacgcggccgcggcgccggtGGTTGTTGtccctgcggcggcggccgctgcTCAACAGAAGGGCAGCAACAAGATGGGGATGGGAACAGGTCTGGCGGTGGGTGCGGCCGCCGGGGTGCTAGGCGGGTTGGCGATTGCCGGAGGAGCTAGCTATCTGGGGGAAAGGTTCGATCACGATTGCTGCGACAGCGACGACGACTATTAG
- the LOC112892746 gene encoding uncharacterized protein LOC112892746: protein MVSSSGACAKLIVVDARHHMLGRLLSIIAKELLNDQKVVVIRCEEICLSAGHVSRHSLELTLSLAPYPLTSCDSASRRVVPPDRRLAKFRATQRWRRRTAVLSASALSQLHGLGLLDAHSRVLCIAAGAGHTVHAFRSAGVREVAGVDLVEFPLLVRRGDPHCLLFSAGAFDLLFSDDPRAICGALFPIRIVAEAERVVCRGGGRPARRSGSSKMGARANAGRGGGAGSGRRAALVPACVSCGRKEIEKKENDSIA from the exons ATGGTGTCAAGCTCCGGCGCGTGCGCCAAGCtcatcgtggtggacgcgcgccaccacatgctTGGCCGCCTTTTATCAATCATtgccaaggagctgctcaacgaccagaaggtcgtGGTAATCCGCTGCGAGGAGATCTGCCTCTCCGCGGGCCACGTCT CGCGGCACTCCCTGGAGCTCACCCTCTCGCTCGCCCCCTACCCACTCACCTCCTGCGATTCCGCCTCCCGCCGCGTGGTCCCACCGGACCGCCGCCTCGCGAAGTTCCGCGCGACTCAGCGATGGAGACGCCGCACCGCGGTCCTGTCCGCGTCAGCCTTGTCCCAGCTCCATGGTCTGGGCCTCCTCGATGCCCACTCCCGCGTCCTCTGCATCGCCGCTGGCGCCGGCCACACCGTCCACGCGTTCCGCTCTGCGGGCGTGCGGGAAGTCGCAGGGGTGGACCTCGTCGAGTTCCCCCTTCTTGTTCGCCGCGGGGACCCGCACTGCCTGCTCTTCTCGGCTGGCGCCTTCGACCTCCTCTTCTCCGACGACCCCAGGGCAATCTGTGGCGCGCTCTTCCCGATCCGCATCGTGGCCGAGGCCGAACGTGTCGTctgtcgcggcggcggccggccggcgcggaGGTCGGGGTCGTCGAAGATGGGGGCGCGCGCGAAcgcggggcggggggggggggcgggcagCGGACGCCGGGCGGCGCTGGTCCCGGCCTGTGTGTCGTGCGGCAGGAAGGAgatagaaaagaaagaaaacgaTTCGATCGCATAA
- the LOC112895327 gene encoding 26S proteasome non-ATPase regulatory subunit 14 homolog produces the protein MERLQRIFGASGMGQPPTDSPLLDSSEQVYISSLALLKMLKHGRAGVPMEVMGLMLGEFVDDYTVRVVDVFAMPQSGTGVSVEAVDHVFQTNMLDMLKQTGRPEMVVGWYHSHPGFGCWLSGVDINTQQSFEALNPRAVAVVIDPIQSVKGKVVIDAFRLINPQTMMLGQEPRQTTSNVGHLNKPSIQALIHGLNRHYYSIAINYRKNELEEKMLLNLHKKKWTDGLILKRFDTHSKTNEQTVQEMLNLAIKYNKAVQEEDELPPEKLAIANVGRQDAKKHLEEHVSNLMSSNIVQTLGTMLDTVVF, from the exons ATGGAGCGGCTGCAGCGGATCTTCGGCGCCTCCGGGATGGGGCAGCCGCCGACGGACTCGCCGCTGCTCGACTCCTCCGAGCAGGTCTACATCTCCTCCCTCGCGCTCCTCAAGATGCTCAAGCACG GGAGGGCCGGCGTGCCCATGGAGGTCATGGGCCTCATGCTCGGCGAGTTCGTCGACGACTACACCGTCAGGGTCGTCGACGTCTTCGCCATGCCACAGAGCGGGACCGGGGTCAGCGTCGAGGCTGTCGACCACGTCTTCCAGACGAACATGCTTGACATGCTCAAGCAGACCGGCAG ACCAGAAATGGTTGTAGGATGGTATCACTCACATCCTGGCTTCGGTTGCTGGCTCTCTGGAGTTGATATCAATACTCAACAG AGTTTTGAAGCTTTGAATCCCAGGGCTGTTGCTGTTGTGATAGATCCCATCCAGAGTGTGAAGGGGAAGGTGGTTATTGATGCATTCCGCCTCATTAATCCTCAGACCATGATGCTTGGCCAGGAGCCACGGCAGACGACATCAAATGTTGGGCACCTAAATAAGCCATCTATCCAg GCTCTTATCCATGGACTGAACAGACACTACTACTCAATTGCAATCAATTACAGAAAAAACGAGCTTGAGGAGAAAATGTTGTTGAACTTGCACAAGAAGAAATGGACTGATGGACTAATTTTGAAGAGGTTTGACACACACTCGAAAACCAACGAGCAGACTGTCCAG GAAATGCTGAACCTAGCCATCAAGTACAACAAGGCAGTGCAAGAGGAGGATGAGCTGCCACCTGAGAAACTTGCCATAGCGAATGTGGGTCGGCAGGACGCAAAGAAGCATTTGGAAGAGCATGTGTCGAATTTGATGTCGTCAAACATAGTTCAGACCCTAGGAACCATGCTTGACACGGTTGTCTTTTAG